From a single Terriglobia bacterium genomic region:
- the atpB gene encoding F0F1 ATP synthase subunit A: MPEQLWFTELLNRYFGGIAASLLHMVGLQPKYADAPITNPVAMEILVVLLLLVFFVAVRASLSVEKPGGLQHLAEATEEFIADQAHGVMGHGYERYIPYAVTIGYFILLGNLLGLVPGFESPTANPTVPLGCAVLTFVYYHFHGLRVQRHHYIKQFIGPVWALAPLMFVIEVVSHFARILSLTVRLYANMFAGDMVTLAFFSLVPVLVPVVFLGLHLFVSLVQTFIFVMLTLVYLGMAVSEEH; encoded by the coding sequence ATGCCTGAACAGCTCTGGTTTACTGAACTCTTAAATCGTTATTTCGGTGGGATTGCCGCTTCATTGCTGCACATGGTCGGCTTGCAGCCTAAATACGCTGACGCGCCTATTACCAATCCCGTGGCCATGGAAATTTTGGTCGTCCTGCTTTTGCTGGTGTTTTTCGTGGCGGTGCGGGCCAGTCTTTCCGTGGAAAAGCCCGGAGGCTTGCAGCATTTGGCGGAAGCAACCGAGGAATTCATTGCCGATCAGGCCCATGGCGTGATGGGACACGGCTATGAGCGCTATATCCCTTACGCCGTCACTATCGGCTATTTCATTCTTCTGGGAAATTTGCTGGGACTGGTTCCAGGATTTGAATCGCCCACGGCTAATCCCACCGTCCCGCTTGGATGCGCGGTTCTGACTTTTGTCTATTACCATTTCCACGGGCTGCGAGTTCAGCGCCATCATTACATCAAGCAGTTCATCGGTCCCGTTTGGGCGCTGGCGCCGCTCATGTTTGTGATTGAAGTGGTGAGCCACTTTGCCCGCATCCTGTCACTGACCGTCCGTCTTTACGCGAATATGTTTGCCGGTGACATGGTCACCTTGGCGTTCTTTTCTTTGGTCCCTGTGCTGGTTCCGGTCGTATTTCTGGGCCTGCACTTGTTCGTATCGCTCGTTCAGACATTCATCTTCGTCA